The following coding sequences lie in one Spinacia oleracea cultivar Varoflay chromosome 1, BTI_SOV_V1, whole genome shotgun sequence genomic window:
- the LOC110800202 gene encoding WD-40 repeat-containing protein MSI1, with translation MGKDEEEMRGEIEERLVNEEYKIWKKNTPFLYDLVITHALEWPSLTVEWLPDRDEPPGKDYSVQKMILGTHTSENEPNYLMLAQVQLPLEDAENDARHYDDERSDMGGFGCANGKVQIIQQINHDGEVNRARYMPQNPFIIATKTVSAEVYIFDYSKHPSKPPLDGACNPDLRLRGHNTEGYGLSWSKFKQGHLLSGSDDAQICLWDINATPRNKTLDAMQIFKVHEGVVEDVSWHLRHEYLFGSVGDDQYLLIWDLRTPSVTKPVQSVIAHESEVNCLAFNPFNEWVVATGSTDKTVKLFDLRKLNTSLHTFDCHKEEVFQVGWSPKNETILASCCLGRRLMVWDLSRIDEEQTPEDAEDGPPELLFIHGGHTSKISDFSWNPCEDWVVASVAEDNILQIWQMAENIYHDEDDLSTDDANAIKGS, from the exons ATGGGGAAGGATGAGGAGGAAATGAGAGGGGAGATTGAAGAGAGGTTGGTAAATGAAGAGTACAAGATATGGAAAAAGAACACACCATTTTTGTATGATTTGGTGATCACCCATGCTCTTGAGTGGCCGTCTCTTACTGTTGAGTGGCTCCCTGACCGAGATGAGCCTCCCGGGAAGGATTACTCGGTCCAGAAGATGATTTTGGGGACCCACACTTCTGAGAATGAGCCCAACTACCTTATGCTGGCTCAGGTCCAGCTCCCTCTTGAAGATGCTGAGAATGATGCCCGGCATTATGATGACGAACGGTCTGATATGGGTGGATTTGGGTGTGCCAATGGGAAG GTACAAATTATACAGCAGATAAACCATGATGGGGAGGTTAACCGGGCACGCTATATGCCTCAGAATCCATTCATAATTGCCACCAAAACAGTGAGCGCAGAAGTATATATATTTGACTACAGTAAACACCCGTCCAAGCCACCACTTGATGGTGCTTGTAATCCCGATTTGAGGTTACGGGGCCACAACACTGAAGGATATGGTCTATCATGGAGTAAATTCAAGCAGGGCCATTTATTGAGTGGTTCTGATGACGCTCAAATTTGTCTTTGGGACATCAATGCGACTCCTAGAAATAAAACTCTCGATGCCATGCAAATATTTAAG GTTCATGAAGGTGTTGTTGAAGACGTCTCATGGCATTTGAGGCATGAATACTTGTTTGGCTCTGTTGGAGATGATCAGTATCTGCTTATATGGGACCTTCGAACTCCATCAGTTACCAAGCCTGTCCAGTCTGTAATTGCCCACGAAAGTGAG GTGAACTGCTTGGCTTTTAATCCTTTTAATGAATGGGTTGTGGCAACGGGTTCTACTGATAAGACTGTCAAGTTGTTTGATCTAAGGAAACTCAACACTTCACTGCATACTTTTGATTGTCACAA GGAGGAGGTCTTTCAAGTTGGGTGGAGTCCTAAAAATGAGACTATCCTGGCTTCATGTTGTCTTGGTAGGAGACTGATGGTGTGGGACCTTAGCAG AATTGATGAAGAGCAAACCCCAGAGGATGCCGAAGATGGTCCTCCAGAGTTGCTATTCATTCATGGAGGTCATACCAGCAAAATATCCGACTTCTCATGGAATCCATGTGAAGATTGGGTCGTGGCTAGTGTCGCTGAAGACAACATTCTTCAAATATGGCAGATGGCTGAGAATATATACCATGATGAAGATGATTTATCAACAGATGATGCAAATGCCATCAAGGGCTCTtaa
- the LOC110799848 gene encoding elongation factor Tu, mitochondrial produces MASVALRNPNSRRLIPSSSHQIHFYSNACRALLSPSSSTSSIAEQLSRNEPVSLSSWCRSMATFTRTKPHVNVGTIGHVDHGKTTLTAAITKVLAEEGKAKAIAFDEIDKAPEERKRGITIATAHVEYETTKRHYAHVDCPGHADYVKNMITGAAQMDGGILVVSAPDGPMPQTKEHILLARQVGVPSLVCFLNKVDAVDDPELLELVEMELRELLSFYKFPGDDIPIVRGSALSALQGTNDEIGRQAILKLMDAVDEYIPDPVRVLDKPFLMPVEDVFSIQGRGTVVTGRVEQGMIKVGEDVEILGLMPGGPVKTTVTGVEMFKKLLDHGQAGDNVGLLLRGLKREDVQRGQVVAKPGSCKTFKKFEGEIYVLTKDEGGRHTHFVTNYKPQFYLRTADVTGSIILPESLKMVLPGDNVSATFELIAPVPLEPGQRFAFREGGRTVGAGVVTKVIS; encoded by the exons ATGGCATCAGTAGCTCTGCGAAACCCTAATTCCAGACGACTTATTCCTTCTTCCTCTCACCAAATCCACTTCTACTCCAACGCTTGCCGTGCTCTTCTCTCTCCTAGCTCATCCACTTCCTCCATTGCCGAACAGCTTTCTAGAAATGAGCCCGTTTCTCTGTCCTCTTGGTGCCGATCTATGGCTACCTTCACTCGAAC AAAGCCTCATGTCAACGTAGGAACTATTGGACATGTTGATCATGGGAAGACAACATTGACTGCCGCAATCACAAAG GTTTTGGCAGAAGAAGGGAAAGCCAAGGCTATTGCATTTGATGAAATTGACAAAGCCCCTgaagagaggaagagagggatCACTATTGCAACG GCACATGTGGAGTATGAGACTACAAAGAGACACTATGCTCACGTTGATTGTCCCGGACACGCTGATTATGTCAAG AATATGATTACTGGAGCTGCTCAAATGGATGGTGGTATTCTTGTTGTGTCTGCTCCTGACGGGCCCATGCCGCAGACCAAGGAGCATATTCTACTTGCACGCCAG GTTGGTGTGCCATCATTGGTTTGTTTTTTGAACAAAGTGGATGCTGTTGATGATCCGGAGCTGCTTGAGTTGGTAGAAATGGAACTCCGTG AACTTCTCAGCTTCTACAAATTTCCTGGGGATGACATCCCTATTGTTAGGGGCTCAGCCTTGTCTGCCTTACAAGGGACAAATGACGAAATCGGGAGGCAAGCTATCTTGAAGCTTATGGATGCTGTCGATGAATACATTCCTGACCCCGTCCGTGTTCTTGACAAACCTTTCTTGATGCCGGTTGAAGATGTTTTTTCGATTCAG GGACGTGGAACTGTTGTGACTGGTCGTGTTGAACAAGGCATGATCAAAGTCGGAGAGGACGTAGAAATTTTGGGTTTAATGCCG GGTGGTCCTGTGAAAACTACAGTGACTGGTgtggaaatgtttaagaaactGTTGGATCATGGTCAG GCTGGCGACAACGTGGGTCTCCTTCTGCGTGGTCTAAAGAGGGAAGATGTACAGCGAGGGCAG GTGGTTGCTAAACCAGGAAGCTGTAAAACATTCAAAAAGTTTGAGGGGGAAATATATGTTCTCACCAAGGATGAAGGTGGTCGTCATACACACTTCGTCACCAACTATAAGCCTCAGTTTTATTTGAGAACAGCAGATGTTACTGGAAGCATTATTCTGCCAGAAAGTTTAAAGATGGTATTGCCTGGTGACAATGTGTCTGCTACTTTTGAATTGATAGCACCTGTCCCTCTTGAACCAG GGCAAAGATTTGCTTTCAGGGAGGGAGGTCGAACAGTTGGTGCTGGTGTGGTGACAAAAGTTATTAGCTAG